The Pseudoxanthobacter soli DSM 19599 region AGATAGACCAGCCGCAGGCTTCCATCGTCATCGACCGCGAGAAGACCTCGCTCCTCGGCCTTTCCATGAGCGACGTGGGCGGCGCACTGTCCTCGATGCTCGGCGGTGGCTATGTGAACTATTTCAGCCTGGACGGGCGATCCTACAAGGTCATCCCGCAGGCGAAGCAGGAAGCGCGGCTCAATACCGATCAGGTCCTGAACTATTACATGCGCCTGAAGGACGGGACCATGGTCCCCCTGTCCACGGTGGCGCGCGTGGAGACCAAGACCGTCCCGGAATCCCTCAACCACTTCCAACAGGTGAACGCCGCGACCATCGCCGGTGTCGTCGCTCCCGGCGTCACCACGGGCGATGCCATCGCCGCGCTGCAGGATCTGGCCCGCCGGACTCTGCCCGTCGGCTACACCCTCGATTTCGGCGGCGCCTCGCGGCAATACGTGCAGGAAAGCGGCGGCTTCATCACCACCTTCGCCTTCGCGGTGATCGTGATCTTCCTGTCCCTCGCCGCCCTGTTCAACAGCTTCCGCGATCCGGTGGTGATCCTGCTGTCGGTGCCGATGTCGCTTGCCGGCGCGCTTCTGTTCATCAGCCTCGGCATTGGCGGCGCCAGCATCAACATCTACACCCAGGTGGGGCTCACCACGCTGATGGGGCTGATCAGCAAGCACGGCATCCTGATGCTGGAGGTCGCCAACGAGCTGCAACTCGCCGGCAAGTCGAAGCGGGAGGCCATCATCGAGGCGGCGACGCTGCGGCTGCGGCCGATCCTGATGACGACGGCGGCCATGGTGCTCGGCGTCGTTCCGCTGATCGTCGCCACCGGCGCCGGCGCGGCCTCGCGCTACAATCTCGGCCTCGTGATCGCCACCGGCCTCGCCATCGGCACCCTGTTCACGCTCTACGTGGTGCCGACGGCCTATGTGCTGATGGGCCAGACGCACCGCCGCGAGGTGGAAGAAGGCGAGCCGGTGCCCGTGCCGGCCGAATAGGCCGCCCCGGCGCCGTCACGCGGGATCGCGCGGCGGATGCCGGACCTATCATCCGGGCCGCGCAGCCCGATCCGATGGCCGGCCCGGCGACGCCCGGGCCGGCCATTCGCGTTCCCACCTCGGCATATCCACCGCATACGATGGTTCAGCCGATCGAACGGTTCGTAGAATGGTCGCCCGGGCCGCACCGTGGAACTCTGCCCACCTCGGCCGCGCACATGTCGTGGCGCGGCGACAGCCGGGAGGTCGGGCCATGCTGGCTTACGGATATGTCGCACTCGGGGGTGCCATCGGCTCCGCGCTGCGCTTCGGAATCAACCGCTGGCTCACCCTGCTTCTGGGCGATGCGCTGCCGTGGGGAACCATCCTCATCAACATGGGCGGCTCGTTCATCATCGGCCTGTTCGCGACGCTGTTCGAGGGCGCGGCGGGCGCGTCGACCCCGCTCGAAATCCGCCAGTTCGTGCTGGTCGGCCTGTGCGGCGGCTTCACCACGTTCTCGTCCTTCAGCCTTCAGACCCTGACCCTGCTCCATTCCGGCGAACCCGTTCGCGCCTTCCTCAACATTGCCTTATCGTTGGCGTTGTGTCTGGTCGCGGTCGCTGTGGGCTATCTCCTGCCCGGCGCACTCGCCACCATGTCCGGGAGTGCGGGAGCATGAGAATATTGGCGGTACTGACGGGGGCGGCCAGCGTGCCGGCGGCACTCGACGCCGCGGAACTGGCGGCATCCGCGCTGGCGGGCGCCTCGATCGAGGCGCTGGAGGTCGTCGTCGACCCCGAGCATATGGTGGCCGCCAGCGAGGAGATCAGCATCCAGCGCTTGCGGGAGATGAGGGAGGGACCGCCCGAGGAACGCGCCCGGGCGGTGCGCACGGCGTTCGACAACTGGATGGCGCGACGGGACCCGAAGGCGGCGCCGGTCGTCTGGCGCTCCGTCACCGGCGCGGAAACCGAGAGCGTGATCCGCGAGGCCGCGCCGGACGTGGCGCTGCTGACCCTGCCCCACGACGGCAACATGGATGCCTCGGACGCGCTTCACGCCGCGATCTTCTCGACAGGCAGGCCCCTGCTGTTGGTGCCTCCGGCATGGCGCGCGGCGGCGCGCGCCGGCTTCGCCCACATCGCCGTCGGGCTGATCGACGACGACACCATGCGCCGCGCCATCGTCGCCGCGGAACCCTGGCTGCGCGCCGCCACCCGGATATCGGCCATCAGCGTCATGGGGAAGAGCAACGTGAGTGCCGATCCGGCCACGATGTGGCCGCTCACTTCGATCGTGCCCGAGTTCCGGATGGTGCCGCCGACCGACGAGCCGACGGCGAGCCGGCTTGTCCGGGAAGCGGATCGTCTGGGCGCAGACCTCCTGGTCGCCGGGGCCTACGGGCACATGGAACTGACGGAATGGCTGTTCGGCGGGGTCACGCGGGAACTCTTGGCGGTCGCCGACCTGCCGCTCCTGCTCGCCCACTGAGACGCTTGTCGATCGGCACAGCGCTGGAGAGCCCATCCTGCTCGA contains the following coding sequences:
- the crcB gene encoding fluoride efflux transporter CrcB, whose protein sequence is MLAYGYVALGGAIGSALRFGINRWLTLLLGDALPWGTILINMGGSFIIGLFATLFEGAAGASTPLEIRQFVLVGLCGGFTTFSSFSLQTLTLLHSGEPVRAFLNIALSLALCLVAVAVGYLLPGALATMSGSAGA
- a CDS encoding universal stress protein — translated: MRILAVLTGAASVPAALDAAELAASALAGASIEALEVVVDPEHMVAASEEISIQRLREMREGPPEERARAVRTAFDNWMARRDPKAAPVVWRSVTGAETESVIREAAPDVALLTLPHDGNMDASDALHAAIFSTGRPLLLVPPAWRAAARAGFAHIAVGLIDDDTMRRAIVAAEPWLRAATRISAISVMGKSNVSADPATMWPLTSIVPEFRMVPPTDEPTASRLVREADRLGADLLVAGAYGHMELTEWLFGGVTRELLAVADLPLLLAH